A stretch of the Dioscorea cayenensis subsp. rotundata cultivar TDr96_F1 chromosome 4, TDr96_F1_v2_PseudoChromosome.rev07_lg8_w22 25.fasta, whole genome shotgun sequence genome encodes the following:
- the LOC120259334 gene encoding uncharacterized protein LOC120259334: protein MEEEDGSPNSLSKSQNQSHSQGGTTDRNMKKKNKKHSLPLRMFISVDGDDVVRHDCPNASNPFHKCADYCSLRTSDQAKKQEGSKGVKKVVEARRHVDPNCRHASNPYHSCGPYCYEDEGESSYSSYSSSSFRQLKGEKKEEVKKTGDVDPMCKNASNPFHKCSDYCFRGSTGSCCSQLLLLLFMYL, encoded by the exons ATGGAGGAAGAGGATGGTAGCCCAAACTCTCTTTCTAAATCTCAAAATCAATCTCACTCCCAAGGAGGAACAACAGATAggaacatgaagaagaagaacaagaagcatagTCTCCCTCTGAGGATGTTTATTTCAGTGGATGGAGATGATGTGGTGCGCCATGACTGTCCTAATGCTTCCAATCCTTTCCACAAGTGTGCAGACTACTGTTCCTTGAGAACTTCTGACCAAGCTAAGAAACAGG AAGGAAGCAAGGGAGTGAAAAAGGTGGTGGAAGCAAGGAGGCATGTAGATCCAAACTGCAGACATGCATCAAATCCTTATCATTCATGTGGTCCATATTGTTATGAAGATGAGGGAGAGAGTTCATATAGTTCTTattcctcttcatcttttcGTCAATTAAAAG gggagaagaaggaagaggTAAAGAAGACTGGAGATGTGGATCCTATGTGTAAAAATGCATCTAATCCTTTTCACAAGTGTTCTGATTATTGCTTCAGAGGCAGCACAGGTTCATGTTGttctcaactattattattattattcatgtatTTGTAG